A stretch of the Mycobacterium sp. ITM-2016-00317 genome encodes the following:
- a CDS encoding MoaD/ThiS family protein produces the protein MAISVSIPTILRTHTGGEKRVSASGDTLQAVIADLEANYSGISDRLVDPANPGKLHRFVNIYVNDEDVRFSGGLETAISDGDSVTILPAVAGG, from the coding sequence GTGGCCATCTCTGTGTCCATCCCCACGATCCTGCGCACCCACACCGGTGGCGAGAAGCGCGTGTCCGCCTCCGGCGACACACTGCAGGCCGTGATCGCCGATCTCGAGGCCAACTACTCGGGCATCTCGGATCGGCTGGTCGACCCCGCCAACCCGGGCAAGCTGCACCGCTTCGTCAACATCTACGTCAACGACGAGGACGTGCGGTTCTCCGGTGGCCTGGAGACCGCGATCTCCGACGGCGACTCGGTGACGATCCTGCCCGCCGTCGCAGGAGGCTGA
- a CDS encoding Mov34/MPN/PAD-1 family protein: MVSHARADHPDEACGVIAGPEGSDRPERFIAMVNAERSPTFYRFDSMEQLKVWKAMDEADEVPVVIYHSHTGTEAYPSRTDVAIAAEPDAHYVLVSTRDPDEHELRSYRIVDGVVTEEPVTIVEQY; this comes from the coding sequence ATGGTCAGCCATGCCCGCGCCGATCATCCCGACGAGGCCTGCGGCGTCATCGCCGGCCCCGAGGGCTCCGATCGCCCCGAGCGGTTCATCGCGATGGTCAACGCGGAGCGCTCGCCGACGTTCTACCGGTTCGACTCCATGGAGCAGCTCAAGGTGTGGAAGGCGATGGACGAGGCCGACGAGGTGCCCGTCGTCATCTACCACTCGCACACCGGCACCGAGGCCTACCCGAGCCGCACGGACGTCGCGATCGCGGCGGAACCCGACGCCCACTACGTCCTGGTGTCCACCCGCGACCCCGACGAACACGAGCTGCGGAGCTACCGCATCGTGGACGGCGTCGTCACCGAAGAGCCCGTCACCATCGTCGAGCAGTACTGA
- a CDS encoding P1 family peptidase, which produces MSGSITDVGGILVGHHHRLDDDAQLGSGWATGTTVVLTPPGTTGAVDGRGGAPGTRETDLLDPSNSVRHIDAVVLTGGSAFGLAAADGVMTWLEERNRGVALDGGVVPIVPSAVIFDLPVGGWQCRPDADFGYRAAAAAGADAAIGTVGAGVGARAGVLKGGVGTASVLLDSGVTVGALVVVNSAGDVVDPATGLPWLASHAEQFGLVAPPADQLAAYTDRHGELSPLNTTIAVVATDAALSKAACRRVAVAAQDGLARTINPCHTPLDGDTVFALATGAVEVNPDPTTPASMTPELPLVTAVGAAAAEVLARAVLVAVLAAAPVAGIPTYRGMLPGAFE; this is translated from the coding sequence GTGAGCGGATCGATCACCGACGTCGGCGGCATTCTGGTCGGCCACCATCACCGGCTCGACGACGACGCGCAGCTGGGGTCGGGCTGGGCGACCGGAACCACCGTCGTGCTGACGCCGCCGGGAACCACCGGCGCGGTCGACGGGCGGGGCGGCGCCCCCGGCACCCGGGAGACCGACCTGCTCGACCCGAGCAACTCCGTGCGCCACATCGACGCGGTCGTGCTGACCGGCGGCAGCGCGTTCGGGCTGGCAGCCGCCGACGGAGTGATGACCTGGTTGGAGGAGCGCAACCGCGGGGTCGCGCTGGACGGCGGTGTGGTCCCGATCGTGCCCTCGGCGGTGATCTTCGACCTCCCGGTCGGCGGCTGGCAGTGCCGGCCCGATGCCGACTTCGGCTACCGCGCGGCCGCCGCGGCCGGCGCCGACGCGGCGATCGGCACCGTCGGGGCGGGGGTCGGGGCACGTGCCGGCGTCCTCAAGGGCGGTGTCGGCACGGCCTCGGTGCTGCTCGATTCCGGCGTCACGGTCGGCGCGCTCGTGGTGGTGAACTCCGCGGGCGACGTCGTCGACCCGGCCACCGGTTTGCCCTGGCTCGCGTCCCATGCCGAACAGTTCGGGCTCGTCGCCCCGCCCGCGGACCAACTCGCGGCCTACACCGACCGGCACGGCGAACTCAGCCCGCTCAACACCACCATCGCGGTGGTGGCCACCGACGCGGCGCTGAGCAAGGCGGCATGCCGGCGGGTGGCGGTCGCGGCCCAGGACGGACTGGCCCGCACCATCAACCCCTGCCACACCCCGCTGGACGGCGACACCGTGTTCGCGCTGGCCACCGGCGCGGTGGAGGTCAACCCGGACCCGACGACGCCGGCCTCGATGACCCCGGAGCTGCCGCTGGTGACCGCCGTCGGCGCCGCGGCGGCCGAGGTGCTGGCGCGCGCCGTGCTGGTCGCGGTGCTGGCCGCCGCCCCGGTCGCCGGAATACCGACATACCGTGGGATGTTGCCGGGAGCGTTCGAGTGA
- a CDS encoding DUF2017 domain-containing protein: MRKWKRVEGADGPRFRSALAAHESELLSSLVTSLLGMLDARESSGPVDELAEITGMRTGNSVPPQDDTLKRLLPDFYRLATEHPAGSGPAESLNSALRSLHEPAIIDAKREAAQRLLDTVPAAGGKFELSEDDAHAWASSVNDVRLALGTMLGVGSDIPDRLPGDHPMAGHLDVYQWLTVMQEYLVICLMDQSR; this comes from the coding sequence GTGCGTAAATGGAAACGGGTCGAGGGCGCCGACGGCCCGCGGTTTCGGTCGGCACTGGCCGCCCACGAATCAGAGTTGCTGAGCAGCCTGGTCACCTCGCTGCTGGGCATGCTCGACGCCCGGGAGAGCTCCGGCCCGGTGGACGAACTCGCCGAGATCACCGGCATGCGCACCGGCAACTCCGTTCCGCCGCAAGACGATACGTTGAAGCGACTGCTCCCGGACTTCTACCGGCTGGCCACCGAGCATCCGGCCGGGTCCGGTCCGGCGGAGAGTCTGAACAGCGCGCTGCGCAGCCTGCACGAGCCCGCCATCATCGACGCCAAACGTGAAGCGGCGCAACGCCTGCTGGACACGGTCCCGGCGGCGGGCGGCAAGTTCGAGTTGTCCGAGGACGACGCGCACGCCTGGGCGTCGTCCGTCAACGACGTCCGGCTGGCGCTCGGCACCATGCTCGGGGTGGGTTCCGACATTCCCGACCGGCTGCCCGGCGACCACCCGATGGCCGGGCATCTCGACGTCTACCAGTGGCTCACGGTGATGCAGGAATACCTGGTGATCTGCCTGATGGACCAGTCGCGGTGA
- the clpS gene encoding ATP-dependent Clp protease adapter ClpS → MRLDPETAEATDTPWVTIVWDDPVNLMTYVTYVFQKLFGYSEPHATKLMLQVHNEGKAVVSAGSRESMEADVTRLHAAGLWATLQQDR, encoded by the coding sequence GTGCGCTTGGACCCGGAAACGGCCGAAGCGACCGACACGCCGTGGGTGACCATCGTCTGGGACGACCCGGTGAACCTGATGACCTACGTGACCTACGTCTTCCAGAAACTCTTCGGCTACAGCGAACCGCACGCCACCAAGTTGATGCTGCAGGTGCACAACGAGGGCAAGGCCGTGGTGTCCGCGGGCAGCCGGGAGTCCATGGAGGCCGACGTGACCAGGCTCCACGCCGCAGGGCTGTGGGCGACACTGCAACAGGACCGCTGA